In Amycolatopsis coloradensis, one genomic interval encodes:
- a CDS encoding F0F1 ATP synthase subunit epsilon translates to MAEISVELVAVERRLWSGTATFVVAQTTEGEIGIMAGHEPVLGQLVEGGVVKVTTTDGETVTAAVHGGFLSVTATGVSILAESAELSDEIDVDAAKKALTGEDEQERARATAQLRAAGQSV, encoded by the coding sequence GTGGCTGAGATTTCTGTCGAGCTGGTAGCCGTCGAGCGCCGTCTGTGGTCCGGTACCGCCACGTTCGTGGTGGCGCAGACCACCGAGGGCGAGATCGGCATCATGGCCGGTCACGAGCCGGTTCTGGGCCAGCTCGTCGAGGGTGGCGTCGTGAAGGTGACGACCACGGACGGCGAGACCGTGACCGCCGCGGTGCACGGCGGGTTCCTGTCGGTCACCGCGACCGGTGTGAGCATCCTCGCCGAAAGCGCGGAGCTTTCGGACGAGATCGACGTCGACGCGGCCAAGAAGGCGCTGACCGGCGAAGACGAGCAAGAGCGGGCTAGGGCGACCGCCCAGCTTCGCGCGGCCGGTCAGTCAGTCTGA
- a CDS encoding DUF2550 domain-containing protein has protein sequence MEIAVGVLGALTILAVVVAWYSLRWVRMRRGGGVSVALRWRPDEARSSWHLGLGRYEGDEFVWFRVWSLRTGPDRVFQRASMEIADRRDPSGTEAYAVPEGSIVLRCESATQEAIEIAMGPGALTGFLSWLESAPPGRRLPRAS, from the coding sequence GTGGAAATCGCCGTGGGTGTTCTCGGGGCCCTGACCATCCTGGCCGTCGTCGTGGCCTGGTATTCGTTGCGGTGGGTCCGGATGCGCCGCGGTGGTGGCGTGAGTGTCGCCCTGCGGTGGCGTCCGGACGAGGCGCGGTCCAGCTGGCATCTGGGGCTGGGCCGCTACGAGGGCGACGAGTTCGTCTGGTTCCGGGTGTGGAGCCTGCGGACCGGCCCGGACCGGGTCTTCCAGCGGGCGAGTATGGAGATCGCGGACCGGCGCGATCCCTCCGGCACGGAGGCGTACGCCGTCCCCGAAGGTTCGATCGTCCTGCGGTGTGAGTCCGCCACGCAGGAGGCGATCGAGATCGCGATGGGGCCCGGTGCCCTCACCGGTTTCCTCTCCTGGCTGGAGTCGGCCCCGCCGGGCCGCCGTCTCCCACGCGCCTCCTGA